One stretch of Leptospira hartskeerlii DNA includes these proteins:
- a CDS encoding patatin-like phospholipase family protein: protein MASKKSPNLIFKKSYDALALNSAFFGFYAHSGFSLGLKEIGFKPAAIAGSSSGALIGSLVSAGIPPEEITRFILTLQKSDFWDGNFFSQFLKPFRKGLKNYSGILSGKKIRDLLEAYLGGKDISEMPIKMGIAVSNLTKGIRELKTEGNIIDMIMASMTFPILFEIPNLKGEEFLDGGVADAEPIKEFILDPSIKRIVVHDIENRKPVSDKILMRAFDSCVSVIASETKDLKELLAKKYGKKIIRVVTNTPYLHPNKMENGRLALELGRRSAHFMKSQILGA, encoded by the coding sequence ATGGCTTCCAAAAAATCGCCGAATCTTATCTTTAAAAAATCGTATGACGCATTGGCTTTGAATTCCGCATTTTTCGGTTTTTACGCACACTCCGGCTTCTCTCTTGGACTAAAAGAGATCGGTTTTAAACCGGCAGCAATCGCAGGTTCTAGCTCAGGAGCCTTGATAGGTTCCTTAGTTTCAGCAGGAATTCCTCCGGAAGAGATCACAAGATTTATACTTACTTTGCAAAAAAGCGATTTCTGGGATGGAAATTTTTTCAGCCAGTTCCTGAAACCGTTTAGAAAAGGACTTAAAAATTATTCAGGCATCCTTTCCGGAAAAAAGATCAGGGACTTACTAGAAGCTTACTTGGGAGGTAAGGATATTTCCGAGATGCCTATCAAGATGGGGATCGCTGTTTCTAATCTTACCAAAGGTATCAGAGAATTAAAGACCGAAGGGAATATCATCGATATGATCATGGCATCCATGACATTCCCCATTCTTTTCGAAATTCCAAACCTAAAGGGAGAGGAATTTTTAGATGGAGGTGTTGCAGACGCAGAACCTATCAAAGAATTTATCTTGGATCCAAGCATCAAAAGAATCGTAGTCCATGATATTGAAAACCGAAAACCTGTTTCTGATAAAATTCTAATGAGAGCATTCGATTCCTGCGTGAGTGTGATCGCTAGCGAAACAAAAGATCTTAAAGAACTATTGGCTAAGAAGTACGGAAAAAAAATTATTAGAGTAGTGACCAATACTCCTTATCTTCATCCGAATAAAATGGAAAACGGAAGATTGGCTCTAGAGTTAGGAAGAAGGTCCGCTCATTTTATGAAATCCCAAATATTGGGAGCCTAA
- a CDS encoding response regulator, with the protein MKPLVLVVDDNDRYANNLKTYLQENGCEVLRAIDASQGWDLYLANKHKLKAVITDITMETQTSGLWMIRRIYQDGFEGIKVIATTGFDVSGVMAISKYFLPWFAGIEYMVPKVPLKKGEVILLPTSGVFSDFLSKLKS; encoded by the coding sequence TTGAAACCATTAGTTCTTGTAGTCGACGACAATGATCGCTATGCAAATAATCTCAAAACTTATCTCCAAGAAAATGGATGCGAAGTCCTTCGCGCCATAGATGCATCTCAAGGCTGGGACCTTTACCTTGCGAACAAACATAAACTCAAAGCAGTCATCACCGATATCACAATGGAAACTCAGACCTCTGGTCTTTGGATGATCCGCAGGATCTATCAAGATGGATTCGAGGGAATTAAGGTAATCGCCACTACTGGATTCGATGTTTCAGGCGTAATGGCAATTAGCAAATATTTCCTTCCTTGGTTTGCAGGAATAGAATATATGGTACCCAAGGTCCCTTTAAAAAAAGGAGAAGTTATACTTCTCCCTACGAGCGGAGTTTTCTCAGATTTTTTAAGTAAACTGAAGTCCTAA
- the cutA gene encoding divalent-cation tolerance protein CutA, with product MSYRTFYVTTKNEAEALEIAETLVNERLVACANLIPGMKSIYRWHGRLEHNQETVLLLKTKDSEAEKVVARISELHSYTVPCIVSWEIKEANQKYLDWIDSEIGK from the coding sequence ATGAGCTATCGAACTTTTTACGTCACTACGAAGAATGAGGCCGAGGCTTTAGAAATTGCAGAAACTTTAGTGAATGAAAGACTTGTTGCCTGTGCCAATTTGATCCCCGGTATGAAATCTATTTATAGATGGCATGGAAGATTAGAGCATAATCAGGAAACGGTTCTTTTGTTAAAAACTAAAGATTCCGAGGCGGAAAAAGTCGTAGCAAGAATTTCAGAGCTACATAGTTACACTGTCCCTTGTATTGTTTCCTGGGAAATCAAAGAGGCGAACCAAAAGTATTTGGATTGGATAGATTCGGAAATCGGAAAATAA
- a CDS encoding OmpA family protein has product MKSGDDLELNEYHRVKARQGLRVINREDKNRILLKATSCKKEGCDFSAIFDTYIKFPELDPAFYKDKTFKSKFHISETGQYTVPPEYSMPNLRSLPSFSSKEVGVGEEWTKPASESFQFPTARIEIPVQAKYVYQGKGNWEYAGKKGNADLIEYNYNLMKESDPIAQNIPYKIYGFAKGKVFFDSEQGVPQYKYVQLAYTFVFPNGIAQEMSFEIHGVYSKQNSVTENDKDKIAEEVKRILGPFPEGTAYPKKKPTGKKGNGLEWPEWEGNPEEEVADRAPVEIRKSNEGVVLSLDNLLFDYNKSELKPEAKKVLERIADVLKKYPDREIRIGGHTDDKGSQEYNLKLSQDRALSVLQELRDSHGIEETRMSYRGYGKTQPVTENSTESGRAKNRRVDITIVLE; this is encoded by the coding sequence ATGAAATCCGGAGATGACCTGGAATTAAACGAATATCATAGAGTAAAGGCCAGACAGGGCCTCAGAGTTATCAATAGAGAAGATAAAAATCGCATTTTGTTAAAAGCGACTTCTTGTAAAAAGGAAGGCTGCGATTTTTCAGCAATATTCGATACATATATTAAATTTCCTGAATTAGATCCCGCTTTTTACAAAGACAAAACCTTTAAGAGTAAATTTCATATTTCTGAAACAGGTCAATATACCGTCCCTCCTGAATATAGTATGCCCAACCTAAGGTCATTGCCTAGTTTCTCCTCCAAAGAAGTTGGAGTTGGAGAAGAATGGACCAAACCTGCTTCTGAAAGTTTTCAATTTCCTACTGCGAGAATAGAGATCCCAGTCCAAGCAAAATATGTTTATCAAGGAAAGGGAAACTGGGAATATGCAGGTAAAAAAGGGAACGCAGATCTGATCGAATATAATTATAATTTAATGAAGGAATCGGATCCGATTGCTCAGAATATTCCCTACAAAATTTACGGTTTTGCAAAAGGAAAAGTTTTCTTTGATTCCGAGCAAGGCGTTCCTCAATATAAGTATGTTCAGCTTGCTTATACATTCGTTTTTCCGAATGGGATCGCGCAAGAAATGTCTTTCGAGATCCACGGAGTTTATTCTAAACAAAACTCTGTTACGGAAAACGATAAGGACAAAATTGCCGAAGAAGTCAAAAGGATCCTCGGGCCTTTTCCAGAAGGAACTGCTTATCCTAAAAAGAAACCGACCGGTAAAAAAGGGAATGGATTAGAATGGCCTGAATGGGAAGGAAATCCGGAAGAAGAAGTCGCGGATCGCGCACCTGTTGAGATCAGAAAATCGAATGAGGGTGTTGTACTTTCTTTGGATAATCTTCTTTTCGATTATAATAAGTCCGAATTAAAGCCGGAAGCCAAAAAGGTTTTGGAAAGGATCGCAGACGTTTTGAAAAAATATCCGGATAGAGAAATTCGGATTGGCGGGCATACTGACGACAAAGGCAGCCAAGAATATAATCTCAAACTTTCGCAAGACAGAGCATTATCAGTTCTGCAAGAGTTAAGAGATTCTCATGGAATAGAAGAAACTAGAATGTCTTATCGAGGTTATGGAAAAACTCAACCTGTAACTGAAAATTCTACAGAATCAGGTAGGGCTAAAAACCGAAGAGTGGATATTACCATCGTTTTAGAATAG
- a CDS encoding ABC transporter ATP-binding protein → MKIFFRLMSYSVRYKYRFSLGIAFALLTAILNAVSLTSIIPLFDTMAADPNTRFQFEFTEAEQEIITKEESNLEIRLNPVERAKKVLIDVKRWSNGRTKYMEPKEVVWAVCLLILPLYGLKLITYLASVYCLATAGYWAVRDIRQELFEKNQMLPLTFFFKEKTGLLMSRIINDVEVVAAVISSNFRDATINFFYVITHLLVLLYLNTELLLIACGTVPLIILPVTLFTKKITRSTERFQEKLADLNANLQEMISGIKVIRVFNTEKYEKEKFQKINQNVYRRNFKGQYYLQIAPSLVELTSSLVALGFFALGARYILAGNVGSPFTVGQFMVFLLTLLFLLRPLTQLSQMVGKISQAIIAGRRIFEIIDLETEDHSEDEKVKVERVTNSIQFKGINFAYPGTNAEVLKDINLNVKVGETIAIVGASGCGKSTLMDLIPRFFDPSVGSIEFDNQNIKDLSLADLRNKIGIVTQDIFLFHGKVADNIAYGKPGASRKDVIRAARLAHAHDFIKQMDNGYDSILGVRGLNLSGGQRQRLVIARALLRDPEIMILDEATSALDAESERLVSDAFRRLFANRTTFVIAHRLSTIKDIPRILVMDNGRIVEEGNHTSLMEKNGLYRKLTDNQYAGAGMLP, encoded by the coding sequence ATGAAAATTTTTTTCCGCTTAATGAGTTATTCAGTACGTTATAAGTACAGATTTTCATTAGGTATCGCGTTCGCACTTCTGACTGCTATATTAAACGCAGTCTCCTTAACTTCAATCATTCCCCTTTTCGATACTATGGCAGCGGATCCTAACACTCGCTTCCAATTTGAATTCACAGAAGCAGAACAAGAGATCATCACTAAAGAAGAATCCAACTTAGAGATCCGCTTAAACCCCGTAGAAAGAGCTAAGAAAGTACTTATCGACGTCAAAAGATGGTCTAACGGACGCACTAAGTATATGGAGCCTAAGGAAGTTGTTTGGGCAGTTTGCCTTTTGATCCTTCCTTTGTATGGGCTCAAACTGATCACGTATCTTGCTTCTGTGTATTGTCTTGCGACAGCCGGTTATTGGGCCGTCAGGGATATACGTCAGGAATTATTTGAGAAGAACCAAATGCTCCCTCTTACCTTTTTCTTTAAGGAAAAAACAGGGCTTTTGATGAGTAGGATCATCAACGATGTAGAAGTGGTGGCAGCAGTTATCTCTTCTAACTTTAGAGATGCTACGATCAATTTTTTCTATGTGATCACTCACCTTTTAGTATTACTTTATCTGAATACGGAACTTCTTCTTATCGCGTGTGGAACTGTCCCTTTGATCATTCTTCCGGTGACCTTATTCACTAAAAAGATCACAAGATCCACTGAAAGATTCCAAGAGAAGCTGGCCGATCTAAACGCAAATCTACAAGAAATGATTTCCGGAATTAAAGTGATCCGTGTTTTTAATACAGAGAAATACGAGAAGGAAAAATTCCAGAAGATCAATCAGAACGTTTATCGTAGAAATTTTAAAGGGCAGTATTATTTACAAATTGCTCCGAGCTTAGTGGAGCTAACTTCTTCATTAGTAGCTCTTGGATTTTTTGCTTTAGGCGCAAGATACATTCTCGCAGGTAACGTGGGCTCTCCATTCACAGTAGGACAGTTCATGGTTTTCCTTCTCACTCTTCTTTTCCTTCTCCGCCCATTAACACAGCTATCACAGATGGTAGGAAAAATTTCCCAAGCGATCATCGCAGGAAGAAGGATTTTCGAGATCATAGATCTAGAAACGGAAGATCATAGCGAAGATGAAAAAGTAAAAGTAGAAAGAGTCACAAACTCTATCCAATTCAAAGGGATCAACTTCGCTTACCCGGGAACAAACGCAGAAGTTTTAAAAGACATCAACTTGAACGTAAAAGTGGGAGAAACAATCGCAATCGTTGGAGCCAGCGGTTGTGGAAAATCCACATTGATGGATTTAATTCCAAGATTTTTTGACCCAAGCGTTGGATCGATCGAGTTTGATAATCAAAATATCAAAGATCTATCTCTTGCGGATCTACGTAATAAGATCGGGATCGTAACTCAGGACATATTTTTATTCCACGGAAAAGTTGCAGATAATATCGCTTATGGAAAACCGGGAGCGAGTAGAAAAGATGTGATCAGAGCAGCAAGGCTTGCTCACGCTCATGACTTTATCAAACAAATGGACAATGGATACGATAGTATCTTGGGAGTTAGAGGTTTAAATCTTTCAGGTGGCCAAAGGCAAAGGTTAGTGATCGCAAGAGCCTTATTAAGAGATCCTGAAATTATGATCTTAGACGAAGCCACTTCCGCATTAGACGCAGAATCCGAAAGATTAGTCAGCGATGCATTTCGTAGATTATTCGCTAATCGCACTACATTCGTGATCGCACATAGACTTTCCACTATCAAAGACATTCCGCGCATATTAGTTATGGACAACGGAAGAATTGTAGAAGAAGGAAATCATACTTCTTTAATGGAGAAAAACGGTCTTTATCGTAAACTTACAGACAACCAATACGCAGGAGCGGGGATGCTGCCTTGA
- the trpE gene encoding anthranilate synthase component I: METPVSLFAKWGGTEAKHSFLLESVEGGENVGRNSFLGKDPYRLLYGKNGLFYVSKRKEPETEIITYDPLFLLEYSMGDDKYVPDHRLPAFQGGAVGFLSFGAVRYYENIPDTKPEDEPAPDAYFALYDEVLVVDHVDRLLRIVVNARLSEYEDPKACYEATLERIDAIEKEIREGELPGWVKHPLETKEKLEYIPNIPDEDYKKAVQKAKEYIYAGDIFQVVPSRKLEFRPGVPPFQVYRGLRTVNPSPYMYFLKLDDISLVGSSPEIMVKCKDRKTYLRPIAGTRPRGANPEADKLLEENLLADPKEIAEHIMLVDLGRNDLGRVCEAGSVRVEDFKIIEKYSHVMHIVSQCSGILEEGKSVYDLLRATLPAGTVSGAPKIRAMEIIDELERTRRGIYSGALGYISYQGDTDMAIVIRTISFYGEKAFVQAGGGVVYDSSPEGELEETKNKMAALLRAVDFARNGLKGEWNR, translated from the coding sequence TTGGAAACCCCGGTGTCTCTTTTTGCAAAATGGGGAGGTACCGAGGCCAAACATTCTTTTCTTCTAGAATCGGTAGAAGGCGGAGAGAATGTTGGTAGGAATTCCTTCTTAGGAAAAGATCCTTACAGATTGCTCTACGGTAAGAACGGTCTATTCTATGTTTCTAAAAGAAAAGAACCTGAAACAGAGATCATAACTTATGATCCGTTGTTCCTATTGGAATATTCCATGGGAGACGACAAATATGTTCCGGATCATCGACTTCCAGCTTTCCAAGGAGGAGCAGTAGGCTTTCTTTCTTTTGGTGCTGTCCGTTATTATGAGAATATTCCGGATACAAAGCCGGAAGATGAACCTGCTCCAGACGCATATTTCGCGTTATACGACGAAGTGCTTGTAGTAGATCATGTAGACCGCCTCTTAAGGATTGTTGTAAATGCACGTCTTTCTGAATACGAAGATCCTAAAGCTTGTTATGAAGCTACATTAGAAAGAATTGATGCGATTGAAAAAGAGATCAGAGAAGGAGAACTTCCCGGTTGGGTGAAGCATCCTTTAGAGACCAAAGAGAAGTTGGAATATATCCCTAATATTCCTGACGAAGATTATAAGAAAGCAGTCCAGAAAGCGAAGGAATATATTTACGCTGGAGATATCTTCCAAGTAGTTCCTTCTAGAAAGTTGGAATTCCGACCAGGTGTTCCTCCTTTCCAAGTATATCGCGGATTAAGAACGGTAAATCCAAGTCCTTATATGTATTTCCTAAAATTGGATGATATTTCCTTGGTGGGATCTTCTCCAGAGATCATGGTAAAATGTAAGGATAGAAAAACTTATTTAAGACCGATTGCAGGAACTAGACCAAGAGGAGCGAATCCGGAAGCGGATAAACTTTTGGAAGAAAATCTTCTAGCGGATCCCAAAGAGATCGCTGAACATATAATGCTCGTGGACCTAGGAAGAAACGACTTAGGTAGAGTCTGCGAAGCAGGAAGTGTTCGAGTAGAAGATTTTAAAATTATAGAAAAATATTCCCACGTTATGCATATCGTAAGCCAGTGTTCCGGAATTTTGGAAGAAGGAAAATCTGTTTACGATCTTCTTCGTGCAACTCTTCCAGCAGGAACAGTTTCAGGCGCACCGAAGATCCGAGCTATGGAAATCATAGACGAATTAGAAAGGACCAGAAGAGGAATTTATTCGGGAGCCTTAGGTTATATTTCCTACCAAGGAGATACTGACATGGCAATTGTGATCCGCACTATCTCTTTTTACGGAGAGAAGGCATTTGTCCAAGCAGGTGGTGGAGTTGTTTATGATTCTTCTCCAGAAGGCGAATTAGAAGAGACCAAAAACAAAATGGCCGCATTACTCCGAGCGGTAGACTTTGCAAGAAACGGATTGAAAGGAGAATGGAACAGATGA
- a CDS encoding acyl-CoA dehydrogenase family protein — protein sequence MDFALSDDQKALRGLARDFAKNEIRPKAEHHDKTGEYPLQILKKAWEIGLMNIHIPEKYNGAGMTELDDTIIGEELFWGCSAMATAILANNLALAPVLIGASDEVLKKWVQPMTEQFQLCAYAVTEPGAGSDVAGIRTTARKVGDEYIINGSKMWITNAGYADWFFVLTKTDPAAGHKGITGFIVSSKTPGVVVGKKELNMGQKCSDTRGITFEEVKVHKSQMIGKEGEGFKIAMGAFDHTRPGVAIGAVGVARAAMEHALEYAKTRTAFGKPIVENQAISFMIAEMARDIEAGRLLCHQAAWLIDNGFRNTYQASIAKAFCADACMRITTDAVQVLGGYGFNSEYPVEKLMRDAKIFQIYEGTSQIQRLIISRYLTEGKGIEGPNL from the coding sequence ATGGATTTCGCTCTTTCAGACGATCAAAAAGCGCTCAGAGGTCTTGCCAGAGATTTTGCAAAAAATGAGATCCGCCCAAAAGCGGAACATCATGATAAAACGGGAGAATACCCTCTTCAGATCTTGAAAAAGGCCTGGGAAATCGGCTTAATGAATATCCATATTCCGGAAAAATATAACGGAGCCGGAATGACCGAGTTAGATGATACAATCATCGGAGAGGAATTATTCTGGGGTTGTTCCGCAATGGCGACCGCTATCCTTGCAAACAACTTGGCATTAGCACCGGTTTTGATCGGAGCAAGCGACGAAGTCCTAAAAAAATGGGTTCAGCCTATGACTGAACAATTCCAACTCTGCGCTTATGCAGTTACCGAGCCTGGTGCAGGTTCTGACGTTGCAGGTATCCGCACCACTGCAAGAAAAGTTGGAGATGAGTATATCATCAACGGATCTAAGATGTGGATCACTAACGCAGGTTATGCGGATTGGTTTTTCGTTCTTACTAAAACCGATCCTGCTGCGGGCCACAAAGGTATCACAGGTTTTATAGTTAGTTCCAAAACTCCAGGTGTGGTCGTTGGCAAAAAAGAATTGAACATGGGACAAAAATGTTCCGACACCAGAGGGATCACTTTCGAAGAAGTGAAAGTCCACAAAAGCCAAATGATCGGCAAAGAAGGCGAAGGATTTAAGATCGCGATGGGAGCATTCGATCATACTCGTCCGGGTGTCGCAATCGGAGCTGTTGGAGTCGCAAGAGCCGCCATGGAGCATGCATTAGAATATGCTAAAACTAGAACTGCATTCGGCAAACCTATCGTAGAGAACCAAGCAATCTCTTTTATGATCGCGGAGATGGCGAGAGATATAGAAGCAGGAAGACTTCTTTGTCACCAAGCTGCCTGGTTGATCGATAACGGTTTCAGAAATACATACCAAGCTTCTATTGCTAAAGCATTCTGCGCAGATGCTTGTATGAGAATTACGACTGACGCAGTACAAGTATTAGGCGGTTACGGTTTCAACTCCGAATACCCGGTTGAAAAACTGATGAGAGACGCTAAAATTTTCCAAATTTACGAAGGAACTTCTCAAATCCAAAGATTGATCATTTCTCGTTACCTGACAGAAGGTAAAGGAATAGAAGGACCGAACCTCTGA
- a CDS encoding alpha/beta fold hydrolase produces the protein MLILGGSFYSCKSDSSQNAEAAALLASLDPSLAQAAGNKGVSELEDSSGEIQNAFAQESDGSFTFDNTIKVTANDGVVLEASLFTPSLPSPTGKYPTVIFVNSWALNKYEYLVPAAKLAKKGYIVLSYSTRGFGASGGLIDTAGPKDRADLSKIIDWLLANTQTDSANIGISGISYGAGISLAGVSTEPRIKTAVAMSGWGNLKRSLYGNDTPRLIWGLLLVASSYITGRPDPIIAQNFGKLLQHTDIDAVTTWAADRSPETFVGQLNASSGKSVMISNNFEDFLFNPNAVLDYFAKIQIPKKLLMNEGIHASAEIGGILGFSGTVWDNAYDWFDYWLKGINNGIMDKPQVTFQKRFAGPRVTLPSWPSPTVSDKTFYLKPRGLFTNGELSTSQNTTVTNTGILSGADTVASTGFPLLSDILAAHAEIPVTTNLGLVSRVNGIVYQSSTLSSTVKIRGKMFWNGRISSSLGKANVNVYFYDVDKYGTATLITHGTGTIFDAGWYETKDMSIDLNAVAYDVPAGNKIAIAIDTFDSQYSVPTVLIYGLDVKHSKTPQSTLVIQSEN, from the coding sequence ATGCTGATCTTAGGAGGATCTTTTTACTCTTGTAAAAGTGATTCTTCTCAAAATGCGGAAGCTGCCGCCCTCTTAGCTTCCTTAGATCCAAGCCTGGCTCAAGCTGCAGGAAACAAAGGTGTTTCCGAGTTAGAAGATTCAAGTGGTGAGATCCAAAACGCATTCGCGCAAGAGAGCGACGGAAGTTTCACTTTCGACAATACTATTAAGGTAACTGCAAACGACGGAGTTGTGTTAGAAGCGAGCCTTTTCACACCTTCTCTACCTTCCCCTACCGGAAAATACCCAACTGTAATTTTTGTGAACAGCTGGGCATTGAACAAATACGAGTATCTGGTTCCTGCTGCGAAACTCGCTAAAAAGGGATATATCGTTCTCTCTTATAGCACAAGAGGTTTCGGAGCTTCCGGAGGACTCATTGATACTGCCGGTCCAAAAGACAGAGCAGATTTGAGCAAAATTATCGATTGGTTGCTTGCGAACACTCAAACCGATTCTGCAAACATCGGTATTTCAGGTATCTCTTATGGTGCTGGAATTTCTTTAGCGGGCGTGAGCACTGAACCTAGAATTAAAACTGCGGTTGCAATGAGCGGATGGGGAAATCTCAAACGTTCTCTTTATGGCAACGATACTCCTAGATTAATCTGGGGATTATTGCTTGTTGCTTCCAGTTATATAACAGGAAGACCTGATCCGATCATCGCACAGAATTTCGGAAAACTTCTACAACATACGGATATCGATGCTGTAACTACATGGGCAGCAGATCGTTCTCCGGAAACTTTTGTAGGACAATTGAATGCTTCTTCAGGTAAGTCTGTAATGATCTCGAATAACTTCGAGGACTTCTTATTTAACCCGAATGCGGTTTTGGATTATTTTGCAAAAATCCAAATTCCGAAAAAACTTTTAATGAACGAAGGAATCCATGCTTCCGCAGAAATCGGTGGCATCCTAGGTTTTTCCGGCACTGTTTGGGATAACGCATACGATTGGTTCGATTATTGGTTGAAAGGGATCAATAACGGGATCATGGACAAACCTCAAGTTACTTTCCAAAAACGTTTTGCTGGCCCTCGCGTAACTCTTCCTTCTTGGCCTTCTCCGACTGTTTCCGATAAAACTTTTTATCTGAAACCAAGAGGCTTGTTCACTAACGGAGAATTATCTACGAGCCAAAATACTACCGTTACGAATACAGGAATTCTTTCCGGAGCAGACACTGTAGCGAGTACTGGATTTCCTTTACTTTCGGATATTCTTGCTGCTCATGCTGAAATTCCTGTAACTACCAATTTAGGTTTGGTAAGCAGAGTGAACGGTATTGTTTATCAATCTTCTACCTTAAGTTCTACAGTGAAGATCAGAGGTAAAATGTTCTGGAACGGAAGGATCTCTTCTAGTTTAGGAAAGGCTAACGTGAACGTTTACTTCTACGATGTAGATAAATACGGCACCGCTACTTTGATCACTCATGGGACCGGAACTATTTTCGACGCAGGATGGTATGAAACAAAAGATATGTCTATCGATCTAAATGCGGTAGCTTATGATGTTCCTGCGGGAAATAAGATCGCGATTGCAATCGACACTTTCGATTCACAATACTCGGTGCCTACTGTGCTGATTTATGGTTTGGATGTGAAACACTCCAAAACCCCACAATCCACTTTAGTGATCCAATCGGAGAATTAA
- a CDS encoding helix-turn-helix domain-containing protein yields MLLSVACLLRPEKNAGLRILSLLSFCVSIQFLYVYFLLKGIYFEPSFLNHLHIPFAWFLGPGMYSLYSVTVREEKFTAFERGFYLPGILLLILFPILYLVLPQIFWNRPVDYFEKGSTSWSDILLLGAYSANLVFYSSIVWQTRAAFRLERLKKDAGARILLFVVIGSGSVTSILVISYLIRDINLLFISVLSTVIYAVAGYLAQIYAPEVFSEMGPSMRDAYRNSRLEGVDTTDLENRLESLMTKEKIYLQEDLSLSILSNQLDIKPYQLSEFLNQRKGTNFAKFVNGFRVAEAVRILKKEEGANILSVAYRSGFNSKATFNLAFKSIQGVSPREYLRKSKVF; encoded by the coding sequence ATGCTCCTTTCTGTGGCATGCCTACTCCGACCGGAAAAGAACGCAGGTTTAAGGATCTTATCTTTATTATCTTTTTGTGTTTCTATCCAATTCTTATATGTTTATTTTCTTTTGAAGGGGATTTATTTCGAACCTTCGTTTTTAAACCATCTTCATATCCCATTCGCCTGGTTTTTAGGACCAGGAATGTATAGTTTGTATTCTGTTACGGTTCGAGAGGAGAAATTCACAGCCTTCGAAAGGGGTTTTTATCTTCCTGGAATACTTCTACTTATCTTATTTCCAATTCTGTATTTAGTTTTACCTCAAATCTTTTGGAACCGTCCTGTGGATTATTTCGAAAAAGGTTCCACAAGTTGGTCCGATATCCTACTGTTAGGTGCTTATTCTGCGAATTTAGTATTTTATTCTTCTATTGTTTGGCAGACGAGAGCTGCGTTCCGGTTGGAGAGACTGAAGAAAGATGCAGGAGCAAGGATACTCCTCTTCGTTGTGATCGGAAGCGGGAGTGTAACTTCTATCCTTGTTATTTCTTATTTAATTAGAGATATTAATTTATTATTCATTTCTGTACTAAGCACTGTCATTTACGCAGTTGCAGGTTATCTAGCACAAATTTATGCTCCGGAAGTTTTCAGCGAGATGGGACCTTCGATGAGAGATGCATACCGTAATTCCAGATTAGAAGGTGTAGACACAACCGATCTGGAAAATCGTCTGGAAAGTTTGATGACAAAAGAAAAAATCTATCTACAAGAAGATCTTTCTCTTTCTATACTATCGAATCAGTTAGACATCAAACCATATCAACTTTCAGAATTTCTAAATCAGAGAAAGGGAACTAACTTCGCGAAGTTCGTAAACGGTTTCCGTGTAGCGGAAGCAGTTCGTATCTTAAAAAAAGAAGAAGGAGCCAATATTCTTTCAGTAGCTTACAGATCCGGTTTCAATTCCAAGGCAACTTTTAATCTTGCATTCAAATCTATACAAGGTGTTTCTCCTAGAGAGTATCTTCGAAAATCTAAAGTCTTTTAA
- a CDS encoding anthranilate synthase component II, whose protein sequence is MILLVDNYDSFTYNLYQYFSQIGNKVEVFRNDKIDLSEIKKLAPKGIVLSPGPGRPEDSGVCIDILKELAGQLPILGVCLGHQAIGLVHGGKIVNAPNIMHGKVSLIEHDGKDIYKSLPSPFLATRYHSLVIQPESLPDVLEISSKTEDGIIMGVRHKTKPHLYGVQFHPESIMTQDGLELVRNFSRIVSEA, encoded by the coding sequence ATGATCCTTCTCGTAGATAATTACGATTCTTTTACATACAATCTGTATCAGTATTTTTCTCAGATCGGCAATAAAGTAGAAGTTTTTCGAAACGATAAGATTGATCTGAGCGAGATCAAAAAATTGGCTCCAAAAGGGATCGTATTAAGTCCAGGTCCAGGACGTCCTGAAGATTCAGGAGTTTGTATCGATATTTTAAAGGAACTAGCAGGACAATTACCGATCTTAGGTGTATGTTTAGGTCACCAAGCAATTGGTTTAGTTCATGGTGGAAAGATCGTAAACGCTCCAAATATCATGCACGGTAAAGTAAGCTTGATAGAACATGATGGTAAGGATATTTATAAGTCCTTGCCTTCTCCTTTTTTAGCTACCAGATATCATTCTCTTGTGATCCAACCTGAAAGTCTTCCTGACGTTTTAGAAATTTCCTCTAAGACGGAAGACGGCATTATCATGGGAGTACGACATAAAACAAAACCTCATTTATACGGAGTTCAATTCCATCCGGAATCTATCATGACCCAAGACGGATTGGAACTGGTGAGAAACTTTTCTCGAATCGTTTCAGAAGCATAA